From Misgurnus anguillicaudatus unplaced genomic scaffold, ASM2758022v2 HiC_scaffold_31, whole genome shotgun sequence:
gctccagggtaagatttaaATAGCCCTGTTATAAAGGATTCACAGAACAGCTGTAGGCCTATGTATACTGAGATTAAAGTTCATACCAGTGGACCACTGGATTTTGGTTAGGAGTATCAAAGTAAAGGTGCTGAATACAAATGCACATCatacttttttgttaaaaagttTGTACACCATTTAtcatgttactttaacttcacAATTATATGTTGTTCTATCATATAAAATTCCAATAAAATACAGTACAATTTTTGTTTGTGGTTGTAATGTGGAAAAGTTAATTGGGTGTGAACATTTTTGCAAGGCActgtacacacaaacacacactttatATACGTaggctatattttaatatacattaaaatatttaccacctggctttgtgtttttgtgtttccTGTAGATCCAAAATATCAGAACTGCAGCTACAATCATCAGAGATACCACAACAGCACATGGGATCAGATGCTTCACATCTGTAATGCAGAAAATGGTAAGTATTTTTTTCccattaattttaacaaaaatgttctGTTGTTCTGAAATAAATGGTTTGTAAATTGTATAAATGGTTTGTGTTCTATATTTGTTATGGTGCGGAGGTCCTTATTttgtattatacaacagttctttctggttctcgaatctgattggctaagacctaTGCGATACTGTactgatatcggcactgtaaccgcttcacctttcgtatcattccgccacctagtgaatggaggtcctaagcaggctcatatctgaatggaaaaacacagacgccctgtttgaatcactctctccgtgtgtgtgtctcattagtttacaacctcataaatcagtctgtgaatccccaatcagaagttattattccttcaaagatcagcgcttttggatgttacgttacagttaatgggagaaatgtcttgtcacatcgtgaggattattaacacttggaaagaggaatataaacacttttttctggagctatatttcttatcagaacgcgaaaacaccgtgaaactgcaggtaagcaccgcagcttttaaatgtggacattgatcatttactttatcgtgacctgactattaaaacatgttatgagatatcgccactggtatatttataagcagcatgcaaaaacatctctctgacacttataaaaaaccgttttatatagtactgacaagaacaaagtttaataataataaacgagtgctcgtatcacgttaagaataaatgagaacgcaatagtaacgttatacaagtagttttattaacttttacctcgcgccaaaacaataacaacacaaaagacactaaatatgaattaaaaaacaagtaatagtttgatcatgacaccaaatactgctgatttgatctcattttgacgatcataaacaaacaaggccaacatgagagccagggtatttctgtcagagatgtagcccagagagggcggtggtcagcggggcgagtgaacactgatgtccgctcatgctttggttctcattcgtaccgaatctcactaagcaaacgttcaaacaggcgctatctttactaatcgactgcagatttaaatataatacatatacattctcgactgaactaatcttaaaactacactttgtgaccaagaaacggtaatataaagtaacagcttttccgtccattgagttgttatgagcttcaaagcagccgaaagttttacctgtcattctggccgccctcaaatccgtggcggaagaagtagttctcaaacaaagaggcttttaaaataactccgttgttgttttctagttttcgtttttcaaacgtgtgccgtcgaattAAAAAGCAAATATCACTATATaattaaaagcaatatcgctctcagagctatatcacactcctactcgagcgatattgcttaattatatAGTTAACTAGTGTACtcatactgaaagtgtacatgcaagtgttctgttagtgtactctcagtaaactagtaagttactaattgtgtgctgcaggtatacttgcaagtattcttttactatacttttagttaactagtagtttactactcaactttactttaagtgaacttaacatcatactatatatatattgtgaCAGCATGAGAGGTTAAGGATCTTTTAGCTTGTGTCAGTTCCAAGAAAACACCACTTTAACGGTCTCTTCAATATGCAGGTGTGTTTAATAATTAACAAAAAGGgttttcaacttaaatctcTTCAGCTATAAAGTAACTTAGTCTTCCTTAATTCACAAAGGTACATGTCCTTCTCCAAACCAAACACACACTCAACAGTTTCATATACCCCCTATTAGGGACTGCCGCTGGTCTCATTAGCTGCAGCTGTACTCTCAGGCAGTCTggggctgaatcccaaaccgcctacttccatactatatagtatgtaaaaagcgctactttgcgtactacatagtatggaagtaggcggtttgggattcagcctgGGAGTTGTAGTCTTTAACAGACGCCATCTTGCTTCAGCCATCTGAGGGCAATGTATCTGCCCTCTAGAACACGCCCTCTCATGATGTCACATACCCCCCTCCACTGCTCTGAGGCTCCTGGTTGGCAGGCCACTGTGAAGAGGGCATCCTTGCGAGAGAGGGCATCAGCATTTCCATGGCATCGTCCAGGCCTGTGGACAACAGAGAAGTTAAAGGCTTGCAGACTTAAAAACCATCTAGTTATTCTGCCATTGCTCTCCTTATTCCGGGCCATCCATTGTAATGGTGCATGGTCTGTCATTAATACAAATTTCCTCCCCAATAGATAGTACTTGAGTGCCTCTAATGCCCATTTAATAGCTAAGCACTCTTTCTCAATTGTGGCATAATTTTTCTCATGCTTTGCCAGTTTCCTACTGATGTAGAGCACAGGATGTTCCTCGCCTTCATGGGTTTGAGAAAGGACTGCTCCTAGACCCACCTCAGAGGCATCAGTCTGCACCAGGAAGGCAATGGTGTGTTAGAGTTTGGACATTTTGACTTGCATAATCTAACatattttgtctgtttttacCCCTGGGTCGCTGTGTTTCTCTTGTTCTCCTTGCTTGTACATCTTGCCACAACATGTGAAACACAGGACAATCTCGTCCAATTAATACCTGTACCGGCAGGGATCCCACCACCCCAGCTCGAATTTCATACTTCCCTCTAGTCGTGACTAATGTTACTGCAGATGTGGGATATGTACAAGTGTCACCATGCACACACGAAACTGGAATTGGGTTTTCTAATGAGACTTGCTTTGGATTGACCAAGGAATGGTGCACCAGTGTAATCATGCTTCCAGAGTCTAGTAATGCCTCTACGTCTTGACTATTTACTGATACAGGGCATGTCATTGCTTGGAACACAGAGTTGCCCAACAAGGCAGCAAAAAGGTTATTTTTCAAGCCACTTGAAGACTCAGCCGTCGGCATAGGCTCATCTGTCTGGTTGCATTGCCATGAAATGTGTCCTACTTCCCCACACTTGTAACAGGTTCTTGGTTTATACAATGGGCTTTCGACTGGCAAATCTTGTTGGCTGGACCTTTTCCCCTGTGGGCTAGGCCATCTGGGAGTAGAGGTTCTCTGGAAAAACTTTTGTTGGGGCTGTGCACTGGTTGGAGACCGTGAGTTCAGCATTTCTGCACTGGCTTGGTATCGTTCAACTTCTTCTATCAATTCTTGAGGTGAACTTGGGTTATTCAGACAAACAAATCGTTTAGCTTCAATGGGTAGGGCTCTTAAAAATCTGTCCATCACCAAGGAATCGACCACTTCTGTTGCAGAGTGCCTACCAGGCTCTAACCATTTCTTAGCCAAACGCATTAATTCATGCATCTGTGTACGCGGTGGCTGTTCTTTCTTGAAGCACCATGCATGGTACCTCTGGGCCCTCCCAAATTCTGTAAGACCACTGCGACTTAACATTTCTTTCTTCAAGGAGTCATAATTATTGGCCCAAGTTGGGTCTAGATCTAGGAAGGCCTTCTGTGATTCTCCAGACAAAAACGGTGCCAATATTTTTGCCCATTGATCTTTTGGCCATTTTTCTCTAAAGGCAGTTGTCTCAAAAGCATGCAAGTACGCTTCAACATCATCACACTCTCCCATTTTAGGAATAAAGTCACTAGCCCGTATTCTGCTAACATCTTGGGCTTGCTTCATTTCCAGTTCTTTAATTTTAAGGTTATTGGCCCGCCTTTGTTCCTCCAGCAAGCCAGCTTGAATTTGCTGCTGCACTTTATTACTCTCTATCATTGATTTCAGTAACTCTTCCATTTTACAATCAATTGACTGTGTACTTAGCTTAGAAAACAGGCTTGTTAGGTCCTCCACATCACTCTGGAACATCTGCAGTCATCCAAgtgcccgcattctccaccaTATGTGACAGCATGAGAGGTTAAGGATCTTTTAGCTTGTGTCAGTTCCAAGAAAACACAACTTCAACGGTCTCTTCAATATGCAGGTGTGTTTAATAATGAACAAAAAGGgttttcaacttaaatctcTTCAGCTATAAAGTAACTTAATTCACAAAGGTACATGTCCTTCTCCAAACCAAACACACACTCAACAGTTTCTCATACCCCCTATTAGGGACTGCCGCTGGTCTCATTAGCTGCAGCTGTACTCTCAGGCAGTCTGGGAGTTGTAGTCTTTAACAGACGCCATCTTGCTTCAGCCATCTGAGGGCAATGTATCTGCCCTCTAGAACACGCCCTCTCATGATgtcacaatatatatatatatatgaagagtttggttccaaaacgcaataaatccattttgacaaattttggtaaaaacgtgttttctataccaagaaagtgacaagatgaaaacaactattttctgttacaaactttcacacagcatctttaggttataaaaacataaaaaattcaaatccataacttgattttcaaagatttattataaaaacggattattttttccacaaaatgcaataaatccatgacaagtttttattcaaaatgctataaatctattgaatcaatagcctatataaatgtgcattcatctttgccatgttatattcatttagttgactagttttacacactaattaaaaatataaacattaatgttattaatcaaaacacttactttgtcatattaagaaccctgtcattgcggttacttgacgtcgtcgcttaacgtctttcacagagatcagctgtaaaatgtttttggtcctgctcgattttcgttgactttgagtaaaattatggaaagtttttcataagatcctctggggtcaatgtgttagcatgagaagcttgatgctgtcgggagaacaagcacccgtctcccgagtgcctctcagggaaattattagatgttgatggcttacgtttctttcccatcacagaaaaccatcacaggtttatcaatgcaattaaagtattattttgttttgtttgttgatcacgaagtacaaagtagatgaggaaaactaggactccatgtaatcagcgcgccgccatgtttgtttacattgcgtgaatggtgcgctgtaggatttattgcgttctgtaaaaaagggggagtggcgtttatcgcattttgggaaaaaagggagaaaagatgacagaataacacggcggatattggattttgcgtaaaattaagaatttacttttaactactgacctgatataatgctgattttggcagtaactcatttttttcaaaaatggcgtttattgcgttttggaaccaaactcttcatatatatatatatatatatatatatatatatatatatatatatatatatatatatatatatatatatatatatatatatatatatataagcaatatcgctcgagtaggagtgtgatatagctctatatcatcacggctgtgattaggccagaggcacgaggccgcaggccgagtgccagaggcaatcacagccgtgatgatatagagctatatcacacgactccgagagcgatattgcttttatacaacagttgacggcacacgtttgaaaaacgaaaactagaaaacaacaacggagttattttaaaagcctctttgtttgagaactacttcttccgccacggatttgagggcggccagaatgacaggtaaaactttcggctgctttgaagctcataacaactcaatggacggaaaagccgtttctttatattaccgtttcttggtcacaaagtgtagttttaagattagttcagtcgagaatgtatatgtattatatttaaatctgcagtcgattagtaaagatagcgcctgtttgaacgtttgcttagtgagattcggtacgaatgagaaccaaagcatgagcggacgtcagtgttcactcgccccgctgaccaccgccctctctgggctacatctctgacagaaataccctggctctcatgttggccttgtttgtttatgatcgtcaaaatgagatcaaatcagcagtatttggtgtcatgatcaaactattacttgttttttaattcatatttagtgtcttttgtgttgttattgttttggcgcgaggtaaaagttaataaaattatacttgtataatgttactattgctttctcatttattcttaacgcgatacgagcactcgattattattattagactttgttcttgtcagtactatataaaacgtttttttttataagtg
This genomic window contains:
- the LOC141362971 gene encoding uncharacterized protein yields the protein MFQSDVEDLTSLFSKLSTQSIDCKMEELLKSMIESNKVQQQIQAGLLEEQRRANNLKIKELEMKQAQDVSRIRASDFIPKMGECDDVEAYLHAFETTAFREKWPKDQWAKILAPFLSGESQKAFLDLDPTWANNYDSLKKEMLSRSGLTEFGRAQRYHAWCFKKEQPPRTQMHELMRLAKKWLEPGRHSATEVVDSLVMDRFLRALPIEAKRFVCLNNPSSPQELIEEVERYQASAEMLNSRSPTSAQPQQKFFQRTSTPRWPSPQGKRSSQQDLPVESPLYKPRTCYKCGEVGHISWQCNQTDEPMPTAESSSGLKNNLFAALLGNSVFQAMTCPVSVNSQDVEALLDSGSMITLVHHSLVNPKQVSLENPIPVSCVHGDTCTYPTSAVTLVTTRGKYEIRAGVVGSLPVQTDASEVGLGAVLSQTHEGEEHPVLYISRKLAKHEKNYATIEKECLAIKWALEALKPGRCHGNADALSRKDALFTVACQPGASEQWRGVCDIMRGRVLEGRYIALRWLKQDGVC